Proteins from one Pagrus major chromosome 1, Pma_NU_1.0 genomic window:
- the LOC141000667 gene encoding uncharacterized protein isoform X2, producing the protein MVRVCSFPGCFNREKRVRCRVRSSSQDVGLPVTFHRLPLHDPERLWLWLIALRLDLNPFLKSLRAVRVCSEHFSPEDYRPKMHGRKTELLLLKPTAVPTASLQQAEQQDTLETDKPPGQIGDTVSDVVQPGEDSLFESTYNTPETSTATMEKAPLQHIVDEEAILQLMKNCPMCDRKCRCTKHNRGPYFIVYQSCYFCHYQRKWASQPEALNMNINKAHTAPKRKHQPKEKVCVKTKAQS; encoded by the exons atggTCCGAGTGTGCTCTTTCCCTGGATGCTTCAACAGAGAGAAGCGTGTGAGATGTCGCGTGCGCTCTTCGTCGCAGGACGTCGGCCTCCCGGTGACTTTCCACAGACTCCCGCTACATGACCCAGAGAGGCTCTGGCTGTGGCTCATCGCTCTCCGCCTGGATCTCAACCCCTTCCTCAAATCCCTCCGTGCAGTGCGGGTGTGTAGTGAGCACTTTTCACCGGAGGACTACCGTCCAAAAATGCACGGGAGGAAAACAGAGCTACTTCTGCTGAAGCCGACAGCTGTGCCGACCGCATCACTACAGCAGGCTGAG CAACAGGACACCTTGGAAACCGACAAACCACCAGGCCAGATCGGAGACACAG TTTCTGATGTTGTCCAGCCTGGTGAAGACAGTTTGTTCGAGTCCACCTATAATACACCTGAGACGTCAACTGCAACAATGGAGAA AGCACCTCTGCAGCACATTGTTGACGAGGAGGCCATCCTGCAGCTGATGAAGAACTGCCCGATGTGCGACAGAAAGTGCCGCTGTACCAAACACAATCGAGGTCCTTACTTCATAGTCTACCAGAGCTGCTACTTCTGCCATTATCAACGCAAGTGGGCCAGCCAGCCTGAAGCTCTAAACATGAACATTAATAAAGCACACACAGCGCCCAAGAGGAAACATCAGCCAAAGGAGAAGGTGTGTGTAAAAACCAAGGCTCAATCATGA
- the LOC141000667 gene encoding uncharacterized protein isoform X1 yields MVSACIVPKCKAVKWKRGAGVSYYRLPLKDPERCRQWLRAVNNPKYGESSAMETLHNLRVCSLHFKAEDLERNVLDKAEGYVYGKRLKNTAVPSVNLDGEKPAASAQPKRRRVGLKQQDTLETDKPPGQIGDTVSDVVQPGEDSLFESTYNTPETSTATMEKAPLQHIVDEEAILQLMKNCPMCDRKCRCTKHNRGPYFIVYQSCYFCHYQRKWASQPEALNMNINKAHTAPKRKHQPKEKVCVKTKAQS; encoded by the exons ATGGTGTCGGCCTGCATCGTTCCCAAGTGCAAGGCAGTGAAGTGGAAACGGGGCGCTGGAGTGAGTTATTACCGGCTGCCATTAAAGGACCCAGAGCGTTGCAGGCAGTGGCTGAGGGCAGTGAATAATCCTAAATATGGAGAGAGCAGCGCCATGGAGACTCTACACAACCTCCGAGTTTGTAGTCTCCATTTCAAAGCGGAGGACCTCGAACGCAATGTTTTGGACAAAGCTGAGGGTTACGTGTATGggaaaagattaaaaaacactgcCGTCCCGTCTGTTAACTTAGACGGAGAGAAACCAGCGGCTTCTGCTCAACCAAAGCGGAGACGCGTTGGATTAAAG CAACAGGACACCTTGGAAACCGACAAACCACCAGGCCAGATCGGAGACACAG TTTCTGATGTTGTCCAGCCTGGTGAAGACAGTTTGTTCGAGTCCACCTATAATACACCTGAGACGTCAACTGCAACAATGGAGAA AGCACCTCTGCAGCACATTGTTGACGAGGAGGCCATCCTGCAGCTGATGAAGAACTGCCCGATGTGCGACAGAAAGTGCCGCTGTACCAAACACAATCGAGGTCCTTACTTCATAGTCTACCAGAGCTGCTACTTCTGCCATTATCAACGCAAGTGGGCCAGCCAGCCTGAAGCTCTAAACATGAACATTAATAAAGCACACACAGCGCCCAAGAGGAAACATCAGCCAAAGGAGAAGGTGTGTGTAAAAACCAAGGCTCAATCATGA
- the LOC141009321 gene encoding centrosomal protein of 95 kDa-like, whose translation MGTQEGERDWVDVANDLLSKCHINLRLRKLTDCDANVFISLYENILGEKVPDYIAAPCSQEDDVHNVQSVIDSLSLDYLQISLSHITGENVVRGDKESINNLLEIFDGLLEYLKEEISEESQNGEDLNDSPNEDAPGETKETANCDATDNKEAELDGASSSSSGESTVHSSKHSLHSWNAEEIGSTSELIGLGVSARTFTAKQEDTVTNSGPLDAKDAPPTEPLHSAIALQPPNQSNTPQRLNTDPQPPSQPSTAAGLSQGQAEEEAVPVTTETSKPEAETVTNGLQSPAGSEKSLSSQQRARTEVEGEALEPTNGGPRRVLFRTQPDVLFLTLQDEMAATTPSPPDTEEDEEDQSYTRRQPERRRGRRERTGLSSRLEEEGFEEPLSYRRQRNKKAEEELHHISEKLSHRLEELDQMLKRVLSESGESSDVKEEDKQSHHSDSIMECRRTPRQHTGTPNAESTQRTRSLSPSPPRVRRSLQGQLEDAMAEALSVDDGRQTNLTAPGHSQREEVHHRPSHKKHSKFLQNKAYEEELKRYEDKERAELDKARLKAQEAERQYREAILGDVSQAARPSPARTKAQHRSESNRETTPGRRSQESPRKAHSMKVKENDLLPVLLEELPHLHISPHALGRMWEQQMQQVDRLHAPSSSHSQRRSKLPSQVEEAQRKHDLLVDILRKDQEHGRRLRDFKERVQQQKSTQNRLREQRQQIARAKKYHSDYHVQHRARLMRARTKEERMFRQLFEEGLELQKVRLREQKAYAREQRLEHQRRHQDQIKSMENYYKDQFSLLAEKLAQERQDIQVRKKAQEKALLKMKRELRSRMEREICELQKIIVQNDEDDYFQDLEVQRLRSRVQMASFQYNTSYLH comes from the exons ATTGGGTAGATGTGGCAAATGATCTACTCAGCAAGTGTCACATAAACTTGAGGCTGAGGAAACTGACGGactgtgatgcaaatgttttcatttccctGTATGAGAACATCCTGGGGGAGAAAGTTCCAG ATTACATCGCAGCACCATGCAGTCAAGAAGATGACGTCCATAACGTTCAGTCTGTGATTGATTCCCTCTCTCTGGATTACCTTCAGATCAGTCTCTCACACATTACAG GAGAAAATGTTGTCAGAGGGGACAAAGAGTCTATCAACAACCTCCTGGAAATCTTTGATGGCCTCCTGGAATATCTCAAGGAGGAGATAAGTGAGGAGTCACAGAATGGTG AGGATCTGAATGACAGTCCGAATGAGGATGCGCCTGGTGAAACCAAGGAGACGGCAAATTGCGATGCCACAGATAACAAGGAAGCTGAACTGGATGGAGCATCTTCGTCCTCCAGTGGAGA gtcCACAGTCCACTCCAGTAAACATTCCCTCCATTCCTGGAACGCTGAAGAGATCGGATCCACTAGTGAGCTCATTGGGTTGGGAGTCTCGGCACGCACattcacagccaaacaagaAG ACACAGTCACCAACTCTGGTCCTCTGGATGCCAAGGACGCTCCACCGACTGAACCGCTGCACTCAGCCATCGCCCTGCAGCCACCCAACCAGAGCAACACCCCCCAGAGGCTGAACACAGACCCACAGCCACCCAGCCAACCCTCCACAGCTGCTGGCCTCAGCCAAGgacaggcagaggaggaagctGTTCCTGTCACTACAGAG ACCTCTAAACCAGAAGCTGAGACAGTTACCAATGGACTACAGTCTCCTG CTGGGAGTGAGAAGTCTTTGTCCAGTCAGCAAAGAGCCAGGACAGAAGTGGAGGGGGAGGCACTAGAG CCAACTAATGGGGGCCCCAGGAGGGTTTTATTCCGCACCCAGCCAGATGTGCTGTTCCTCACCCTGCAGGATGAGATGGCGGCCACAACCCCTTCTCCACCAGACActgaagaagatgaggaggatCAGAGTTATACACGAAGACAACCGGAGAGAAGGAGGGGTCGCAGGGAAAGGACGGGCCTCAG cagcaggttggaGGAGGAAGGTTTTGAAGAGCCTCTGTCATATCGCAGACAGAGGAACAAGAAAGCAGAAGAGGAGCTACATCACATATCTGAGAAACTCTCACATCGACTTGAAGAACTTGATCAG ATGCTTAAACGAGTTCTGAGTGAAAGTGGAGAGTCCAGTGATGTCAAAGAAGAGGACAAGCAGTCCCACCACAGTGACAGCATCATGGAGTGTCGCAGGACCCCTAGAcaacacacag GAACACCCAACGCTGAATCCACCCAGCGGACTCGTTCCTtatccccctcccctccacgGGTCCGTCGCTCCCTGCAGGGACAGTTAGAAGACGCCATGGCAGAGGCCTTGAGTGTGGATGACGGGAGACAAACCAACCTCACAGCTCCTGGTCATTCACAGCGAGAGGAGGTACACCACAGACCGTCTCACAAGAAACATAGCAAG ttccTGCAGAATAAGGCCTATGAGGAGGAGTTGAAAAGATATGAAGACAAAGAACGAGCAGAACTAGACAAGGCACGCCTCAAAGCCCAGGAAGCC GAGCGACAGTACAGAGAGGCCATACTAGGGGATGTTTCCCAAGCAGCCAGACCATCGCCAGCTAGAACGAAGGCCCAGCACAGATCAGAAAGTAACAGAGAAACCACACCAGGACGGAGGTCGCAGGAGTCCCCCAGGAAAGCTCATTCAA tGAAAGTAAAGGAGAATGACCTCCTCCCTGTGCTCCTTGAAGAGTTGCCCCACCTTCACATCTCCCCCCATGCCCTGGGTCGGATGTGGGAGCAGCAGATGCAGCAGGTGGACAGACTCCATGCCCCGTCATCCTCCCACAGCCAGCGTCGCAGCAAACTCCCCAGCCAG GTGGAGGAAGCCCAGAGGAAACATGACCTGCTGGTGGACATCCTCCGCAAAGACCAAGAGCACGGCAGGCGTCTG AGGGACTTCAAAGAGCGTGTCCAGCAGCAGAAGTCGACCCAGAACAGACTGAGGGAACAGAGGCAGCAGATAGCACGCGCCAAGAAGTACCACAGCGACTACCATGTCCAGCACCGAGCCCGTCTGATGAGGGCACGCACCAAGGAGGAGAGG atgTTTCGGCAACTGTTTGAGGAGGGTTTGGAGCTACAGAAAGTCCGGTTGAGAGAACAAAAAGCCTACGCCAGGGAGCAGCGACTGGAACATCAGAGACGGCACCAGGACCAGATCAAGTCCATGGAGAACTACTACAAAGACCAG ttttCACTACTAGCTGAAAAACTTGCACAAGAACGGCAGGACATCCAGGTTCGGAAAAAAGCTCAAGAAAAG GCTCTGCTGAAGATGAAGCGAGAGCTGCGTTCcaggatggagcgtgagatttGTGAACTGCAGAAGATCATTGTCCAGAACGACGAGGACGACTACTTCCAGGATCTGGAGGTCCAGAGGCTGCGCAGTCGGGTCCAGATGGCTTCCTTCCAGTACAACACTAGCTATCTGCACTGA
- the LOC140998685 gene encoding uncharacterized protein, translating to MESATASKRPTTTQTPLKSHTQKKKKGLSAASLESKRKYDQSRAGTRIYIGYALDSWRQLQLELGLKTDADMAHFLVTRYQAGSSTITSTAVKRQMTAPPFPVISSVSGGASSDSYLRTKSENQADRPAYETSSSESRASMGDGYPIMMNSPIEVKQEVSPSPSVQSSENCKEPQTEDAASQILNSQDESMIINQTENNEDSDMPEDEDNEVSISLSVGDGRYLVDLGSSSEYIIDEECILQLFKSCRECNRQCTVRKQVKGLKLVVSQKCCFCESSSKWTNLPDEDDDCS from the exons ATGGAgtctgctacagccagcaaacgacccaccaccacacaaactccactaaaaagtcatactcagaagaaaaagaagggtTTATCAGCAGCATCTCTTGAGTCTAAACGAAAatacgaccaaagccgggctggcacccgaatatACATTGGATACGCGctcgactcatggaggcagctccaacttgaattgggactgaaaacagatgctgacatggctcatttcctagtaaccag ATATCAGGCAGGTTCTTCCACCATTACCTCAACAGCAGTCAAACGTCAGATGACCGCACCTCCATTCCCTGTCATTTCCAGTGTTTCTGGCGGGGCATCCTCTGATAG TTATCTTCGGACCAAGTCAGAGAATCAAGCGGATCGACCAGCCTATGAAACAAGTTCATCTGAATCCCG GGCAAGCATGGGTGATGGATATCCAATAATGATGAATTCACCAATTGAAGTGAAGCAGGAagtttctccttctccttctgtcCAGTCATCTGAAAACTGCAAG GAGCCACAGACAGAAGATGCTGCTTCTCAAATATTGAACAGTCAAGACGAGTCGATGATAATCAACcagacagaaaataatgaagatAGTG ATATGCCAGAAGATGAGGATAACGAAGTCAGCATCTCATTAAGTGTGGGGGACGGACGCTATCTGGTGGATTTGGGGAG CTCATCAGAGTACATCATTGATGAAGAGTGCATCCTTCAGCTGTTCAAGTCATGTCGGGAATGCAACAGACAATGTACAGTTAGAAAACAAGTCAAAGGACTAAAACTTGTGGTCTCccagaagtgctgtttctgtGAAAGCAGCAGTAAATGGACTAACCTGCCAGATGAAGACGATGATTGTTCCTAG